A section of the Metabacillus endolithicus genome encodes:
- a CDS encoding MerR family transcriptional regulator produces the protein MNKKNTKYLTTGEFAKLCKVNKQTLFYYDQIGLLSPVFKNEKGYRFYSMNQIELFFVIDLLKELGMSLNDIQQYTQNKSPEGFLTLMYQKREEIVKKRKEIEMKEKLIETKISLMEEASQLDFHQITLEHFPEATLYLSRKIKNTTDEEFVEVISDFIDELNELQLDTGYPIGVITNREQVLKGEFSKYSYLYIEQPQPKEGYSYFQAVKGHFLVGYHIGDELTIHNTYKRLFSEMERLELALGDYVFEEYIYDTVVKNQKEHYVTKIMMQVDKRFPVPELHTDC, from the coding sequence GTGAATAAAAAAAATACGAAATATTTAACTACAGGTGAATTCGCAAAGCTTTGCAAAGTTAATAAACAAACACTCTTTTACTACGATCAAATTGGCCTTCTCTCTCCCGTATTTAAAAATGAAAAAGGCTATCGTTTTTATTCAATGAACCAAATTGAATTATTCTTTGTTATTGATTTATTAAAAGAGCTCGGTATGTCACTTAATGATATTCAACAATACACGCAAAATAAATCTCCTGAGGGCTTTTTGACATTAATGTATCAAAAGAGAGAAGAAATTGTGAAAAAACGAAAAGAAATAGAAATGAAGGAAAAACTTATCGAAACAAAAATATCATTAATGGAAGAAGCCTCACAGCTTGACTTTCACCAAATTACACTCGAGCATTTTCCTGAAGCAACACTTTATTTAAGCAGAAAAATTAAAAATACTACGGATGAGGAATTTGTAGAGGTTATTTCAGATTTTATTGATGAATTAAACGAGTTACAGCTTGATACAGGATATCCTATAGGTGTTATAACAAATCGGGAGCAAGTTTTAAAGGGCGAATTCTCAAAGTATAGCTATTTATACATTGAACAACCACAACCTAAGGAAGGATATTCCTATTTCCAGGCTGTAAAGGGTCATTTTCTCGTAGGCTATCATATTGGAGATGAACTAACAATTCATAATACCTATAAAAGGCTTTTTTCAGAAATGGAGCGTTTAGAATTAGCATTGGGAGATTATGTATTTGAAGAGTATATTTATGATACAGTTGTAAAGAATCAAAAGGAACATTACGTTACAAAAATTATGATGCAAGTGGATAAGCGCTTCCCCGTTCCTGAACTGCACACTGACTGTTAA
- a CDS encoding amino acid ABC transporter permease, which yields MFLQNNTITAEMGGWELFINSLLPMLSGAIKYTIPLTLISFVGGLILALVLAMMRLSKSRVIQLPSIIFVSAIRGTPLLVQLFIIFYGLPNIGVNLDPFISAVIAFILNVGAYGSEIIRASILSIPKGQWEAAHTIGMSRWTALRRIILPQAARVSVPPLSNSFISLVKDTSLASLVLVAELFRKAQEIAARTYDFLLLYVEAALIYWVICFVLSLVQVVIEKRLDRYVAR from the coding sequence ATGTTTCTACAAAATAATACCATAACAGCAGAAATGGGAGGATGGGAGTTATTCATAAACTCTCTTCTCCCTATGCTTTCTGGTGCTATAAAGTACACAATACCACTTACATTAATTTCTTTTGTCGGTGGTTTAATACTAGCCTTGGTTTTAGCCATGATGCGCTTATCAAAATCGCGTGTTATACAACTTCCGTCGATTATCTTTGTGTCAGCTATTAGAGGCACACCCTTACTCGTGCAATTATTTATCATATTTTATGGACTACCAAACATTGGAGTAAATCTTGATCCTTTTATAAGTGCTGTTATTGCATTTATTTTAAACGTTGGTGCATATGGTTCCGAAATTATTCGTGCGTCTATTCTTTCAATCCCAAAAGGACAATGGGAGGCTGCCCACACAATTGGTATGTCAAGATGGACAGCACTAAGGAGAATTATTCTTCCACAGGCAGCAAGAGTTTCAGTTCCACCATTATCAAATTCATTCATAAGTTTAGTAAAGGATACTTCTTTAGCATCACTAGTATTAGTGGCAGAATTATTTAGAAAAGCACAAGAAATTGCTGCTAGAACGTATGACTTTCTACTTTTATATGTAGAAGCTGCCCTTATCTATTGGGTAATCTGTTTTGTATTATCTTTAGTTCAAGTGGTGATCGAAAAACGCTTGGATCGATATGTTGCTAGATAG
- a CDS encoding CPBP family intramembrane glutamic endopeptidase, with amino-acid sequence MDKQMMISLILLITALEIFIVYLFIRYKQGRIEKNPFITIFVKEWKILFYAFFRWRIKENNNEYSLHKNSHYFWLFIALLHEQVIEMVVFHIYLKKVDPSSANIMSALHIYSIIYMLGDYNWVRNTPIRIINNNIEIKIGARRELSFHISDIDSIQKAQITYSDKGGIIHEKGVFHATSFPRVLTRIFGITDELRHEIIFNKPISYTGYFGLKKQVNKVLVYIKDSDRLVAALEEKMNNYDGSNDNKQEIRKVITKEKQSMINWKIYFVLLFLNVVGALAMAPYAIAREGFHEEMGVSQGLFILIFSGQMLVEGAVLIFLALLMGKKIGVKLPIITSFIRKEKISNQDVKNTGFAIIYGVVTSILIMIVSYYISNYLGIDNSSINEPVWWLGILGSLGAGITEETIFRLFLVTFVLWLFSRFRKRKDLTSSAKWTAIIIASLIFGLLHYGVASSTYEMTFGLFLGMLLINGIGGITFGALFIYRGLEFAMIAHFIADIMIHVVAPLFI; translated from the coding sequence GTGGATAAACAGATGATGATATCCCTAATACTACTAATCACTGCATTAGAAATATTTATTGTTTATTTGTTTATAAGATATAAGCAAGGTAGAATCGAAAAAAATCCGTTCATCACAATTTTTGTAAAAGAGTGGAAAATATTATTCTATGCTTTTTTTCGTTGGAGAATAAAGGAGAATAATAATGAATATTCGCTACACAAGAATTCTCATTATTTTTGGCTGTTCATTGCACTTTTGCATGAACAAGTAATAGAAATGGTTGTTTTTCACATATACTTAAAAAAAGTAGATCCATCCTCGGCTAATATAATGTCAGCTCTTCATATTTATAGCATTATTTACATGCTTGGCGATTACAATTGGGTACGAAATACGCCTATACGAATAATCAATAATAATATCGAGATAAAGATAGGTGCGAGAAGAGAGCTATCATTTCATATATCTGACATTGATTCAATTCAAAAGGCACAAATTACATATAGCGATAAAGGTGGAATCATTCACGAAAAAGGAGTATTTCACGCCACTTCTTTTCCTAGAGTACTAACTAGAATATTTGGAATAACCGATGAATTAAGGCACGAGATTATCTTCAATAAACCGATTTCCTATACTGGATATTTTGGACTTAAAAAACAGGTGAACAAAGTATTGGTTTATATTAAGGATTCTGATAGACTAGTGGCTGCTCTTGAAGAAAAGATGAACAATTATGATGGTAGTAACGACAATAAACAAGAGATTCGTAAAGTGATAACAAAAGAAAAGCAATCAATGATTAATTGGAAAATTTATTTTGTCTTATTGTTTTTGAATGTTGTAGGAGCTCTAGCAATGGCTCCTTATGCTATAGCTAGAGAGGGATTTCATGAAGAAATGGGAGTTTCTCAAGGGCTTTTTATTCTAATTTTTTCAGGTCAGATGTTGGTAGAAGGTGCTGTTTTAATATTTCTTGCATTATTGATGGGTAAGAAAATCGGAGTGAAATTACCAATTATCACTTCGTTTATTCGTAAGGAAAAGATATCAAATCAAGATGTAAAGAATACAGGATTCGCCATAATATATGGAGTAGTTACTTCAATTCTGATTATGATTGTAAGCTATTATATATCAAATTACCTTGGTATTGATAATTCTTCAATTAATGAACCAGTATGGTGGTTAGGGATATTAGGTTCCCTAGGAGCAGGTATTACAGAAGAAACCATATTTCGACTCTTTTTAGTTACTTTTGTATTGTGGTTATTTTCCAGGTTTCGTAAGAGAAAGGACCTAACCAGTTCTGCAAAATGGACAGCTATTATAATAGCATCTTTAATCTTTGGGCTTTTACATTATGGTGTTGCGTCATCTACATATGAGATGACATTTGGTCTATTTTTAGGAATGCTTCTGATAAACGGAATTGGTGGAATCACTTTTGGAGCACTCTTTATCTATCGAGGATTAGAGTTTGCGATGATTGCCCATTTTATTGCGGACATAATGATTCACGTAGTAGCTCCTTTATTTATTTAA
- a CDS encoding S8 family peptidase codes for MSKVGLIPFTIQTVLKDTKIIPPGIELVGAPTAWEQGYFGHGNVIAVLDTGCDSSHFELQNQIIDGYNFTTDDGGDPKNIKDYNGHGTHVCGTICAEENDRGVVGVAPKAKLLVLKVLSGQGYGETKWVTEGIRYATKWRGPNGERVRVISMSLGGREDDQDLYKAVQEAINQEILIVCAAGNEGDGRYETDEFAYPGAYPEVVQVGSVNLQKEISDFSNTNRAIDLVAPGEEILSTYLNNEFAVLSGTSMATPHVSGAVALIIEQCEKEFDRPLTEAEIYAQLIKRTHSLNYSRRYQGNGMLNLTLDFGSEIKTFQTAITE; via the coding sequence ATGAGTAAAGTTGGATTAATTCCTTTCACCATACAAACTGTATTAAAAGATACAAAAATTATTCCACCTGGTATTGAATTAGTCGGTGCTCCTACTGCTTGGGAGCAAGGTTATTTTGGTCATGGAAATGTAATCGCTGTTCTTGATACAGGATGTGATTCCAGTCATTTCGAGCTTCAAAATCAAATTATTGATGGTTATAATTTTACAACAGATGATGGGGGAGACCCGAAAAACATAAAAGATTATAATGGACATGGTACCCATGTGTGTGGAACAATTTGTGCTGAAGAAAATGATAGGGGTGTTGTTGGTGTAGCACCAAAAGCAAAGCTCCTAGTATTGAAGGTGCTCTCGGGTCAAGGTTATGGAGAAACAAAATGGGTGACAGAAGGCATTCGTTATGCGACAAAATGGCGTGGACCTAATGGAGAGCGTGTAAGAGTCATCAGCATGTCATTAGGTGGGAGAGAGGATGATCAGGATCTTTATAAAGCAGTTCAGGAGGCAATTAACCAAGAAATTCTAATCGTCTGCGCTGCTGGAAATGAAGGGGATGGAAGGTATGAAACAGATGAGTTTGCCTACCCAGGAGCCTATCCTGAAGTTGTACAAGTTGGTTCGGTAAATTTACAAAAGGAAATTTCAGATTTTAGTAATACGAATAGAGCGATTGATCTTGTTGCCCCCGGTGAAGAAATTCTATCAACCTATCTTAATAACGAATTTGCCGTCTTATCTGGAACTTCAATGGCAACCCCACATGTATCAGGAGCTGTAGCGCTTATTATTGAGCAATGTGAAAAAGAGTTTGACCGTCCTCTAACTGAGGCTGAAATATACGCCCAACTAATAAAAAGAACACACTCCTTAAACTATAGTCGCCGATACCAAGGAAATGGAATGTTGAATTTAACATTAGATTTTGGTTCGGAAATCAAAACCTTCCAAACAGCAATTACTGAGTAA
- a CDS encoding helix-turn-helix transcriptional regulator: MMLNNSVRELRARFRLTQQELAEKIEVSRQTIGLIEKGDYAPSITLALKMAKVFQVPVEEIFYLEGE; the protein is encoded by the coding sequence ATCATGTTAAATAATTCTGTGCGCGAATTGCGGGCAAGATTTCGATTAACTCAACAGGAATTAGCCGAAAAGATTGAAGTATCAAGGCAAACAATTGGGTTAATTGAAAAAGGAGACTATGCTCCATCTATTACTCTTGCATTAAAAATGGCAAAAGTATTTCAAGTCCCTGTTGAAGAAATATTCTATTTAGAAGGAGAATGA
- a CDS encoding amino acid ABC transporter ATP-binding protein, with protein sequence MYLSIKGLAKSFDENHVLKNVDVDVQKGEVVSIIGPSGSGKTTLLRCFNGLELPDKGKYTFDDGLTLDFGQRLDKKDLVKLSRKSGMVFQSYNLFPHKTALENVMEGPLIVQKRKKPEVIEEAKILLEKVGLKDKLNFYPHQLSGGQQQRVGIARALALKPELMLFDEPTSALDPELIGEVLSVMKDLAKENWTMIIVTHEIQFASEVSNKVLFMDGGYIVEQGTPDEVLKAPKEERTKRFLQRILHPS encoded by the coding sequence ATGTATTTATCGATAAAAGGTTTGGCAAAATCTTTTGATGAAAACCATGTATTAAAAAATGTGGATGTTGATGTGCAAAAGGGAGAAGTGGTATCCATTATTGGACCTTCTGGATCTGGTAAAACAACATTACTTCGATGTTTTAATGGACTCGAGCTACCTGATAAAGGGAAATATACTTTTGATGATGGTCTAACACTCGATTTTGGACAAAGATTAGATAAAAAAGATTTGGTCAAGCTTAGTCGAAAATCTGGAATGGTCTTTCAATCATACAACCTTTTTCCACACAAAACGGCACTTGAAAATGTAATGGAAGGTCCATTAATTGTTCAAAAACGAAAAAAACCTGAGGTCATAGAAGAGGCAAAGATTCTTTTAGAAAAGGTTGGGTTAAAAGATAAGCTGAATTTTTATCCGCATCAATTATCCGGAGGTCAACAACAACGGGTAGGAATTGCAAGAGCGTTAGCACTTAAGCCTGAACTTATGCTGTTCGATGAGCCAACATCTGCACTTGATCCAGAATTAATAGGTGAAGTGTTAAGTGTTATGAAGGACTTAGCAAAGGAAAACTGGACGATGATCATCGTAACTCATGAGATCCAGTTTGCAAGTGAAGTATCGAATAAAGTTTTATTCATGGATGGCGGCTACATCGTTGAGCAAGGAACACCAGATGAAGTGCTCAAAGCTCCAAAGGAAGAAAGAACAAAGAGATTTCTGCAAAGAATATTACATCCTTCTTAA
- a CDS encoding amino acid ABC transporter substrate-binding protein, translating into MKKLALSLMMLLFVLVVAACGTNQDESNENATEQDNAKIEKLTVGTEGTYAPFTFHNEEGELTGYDVEVIKEVAKRMGAEVEFMETQWDSMFAGLNSKRFDLIANQVGINEDRLANYDFSTPYTYSSSVIVTPTETTDITSFEDLKGKKSAQSLTSNYGAIAEENGAELVGVEGLAQSIQLIKQGRADVTVNDKLAVLDYMKNQNDKDVKIVAESDDVSEMAFTFNKGNEELVEAVNEQLAAMKEDGTLTKISQEWFGEDVSTK; encoded by the coding sequence TTGAAGAAACTAGCACTAAGTTTAATGATGTTACTATTCGTTTTGGTGGTTGCCGCTTGTGGAACAAATCAAGACGAAAGCAATGAAAATGCAACAGAACAAGATAACGCGAAAATAGAAAAACTAACTGTTGGAACAGAAGGTACATATGCGCCATTTACTTTCCATAATGAAGAAGGAGAACTAACTGGATATGATGTTGAAGTAATAAAAGAAGTTGCAAAACGTATGGGAGCAGAAGTTGAATTTATGGAAACACAGTGGGATTCTATGTTTGCCGGATTAAATTCAAAACGTTTTGATCTAATTGCGAACCAAGTGGGAATTAATGAAGATCGTTTAGCAAACTATGATTTTTCAACACCATACACATATTCATCTTCTGTTATTGTTACACCTACTGAAACTACTGATATTACTTCATTTGAAGATTTAAAAGGGAAAAAATCTGCTCAATCATTAACAAGTAACTATGGAGCGATTGCTGAAGAAAATGGAGCAGAGCTTGTTGGGGTAGAAGGTCTTGCCCAATCTATCCAACTAATTAAGCAAGGAAGAGCCGATGTAACAGTAAATGATAAGTTGGCCGTACTTGATTATATGAAAAATCAAAATGATAAAGATGTAAAAATTGTTGCTGAATCAGATGATGTGTCCGAGATGGCTTTTACATTTAATAAAGGAAACGAAGAATTAGTTGAGGCAGTTAATGAACAGCTTGCTGCAATGAAAGAAGACGGAACATTAACGAAAATTTCACAAGAATGGTTTGGTGAAGATGTTTCTACAAAATAA
- the norA gene encoding multidrug efflux MFS transporter NorA produces the protein MKNYKITLGLLLLNLFIAFMGIGLVIPVLPTLMNELGINGKTVGYLTAAFAIAQLIVSPFAGKAVDKFGRKIMIVLGLFIFGLSEILFGLGKEIEVLFISRILGGVSAAFIMPGVTAFIADITNLETRPKALGYMSAAISTGFIIGPGIGGFLAEFGTRIPFFFAGALGTIAAILTIMFISEPKREINTNEQTQGKKNGFSRMIEPKYFFAFILIFIASFGLAAFESFFSLFVDHKFQFTPSDIAIVITGGAIFGAISQVLLFDRLTRVWGEIKLIRYSLLLSAILVFLMTVVSSYFSILLVTFIVFVGFDIFRPAVTSYLSNIAGDEQGFVGGMNSTFTSLANISGPILGGILFDIDINYPYYFATVILFIGIVMTLFWRKQENNSSNEIKPSVANISN, from the coding sequence ATGAAGAACTATAAAATTACGTTAGGGTTATTATTATTAAATTTATTTATAGCCTTTATGGGAATTGGTCTTGTTATTCCCGTTTTACCTACACTGATGAATGAATTAGGGATAAACGGAAAGACAGTTGGCTATTTAACAGCTGCTTTTGCAATTGCACAATTGATCGTTTCGCCATTTGCAGGGAAAGCAGTAGATAAATTTGGAAGAAAGATCATGATTGTACTTGGCTTATTTATTTTCGGATTGTCAGAGATATTATTTGGTCTTGGAAAAGAAATAGAAGTGTTATTTATTTCCCGAATTTTAGGTGGAGTAAGTGCAGCATTCATTATGCCAGGTGTTACAGCTTTTATTGCTGATATTACTAACTTGGAAACTCGCCCAAAAGCACTCGGTTATATGTCAGCTGCTATTAGTACAGGGTTTATTATTGGCCCTGGTATCGGTGGATTTTTAGCGGAATTTGGTACCCGTATACCATTCTTCTTTGCAGGTGCACTTGGTACAATTGCTGCCATACTAACTATTATGTTTATTTCTGAGCCAAAACGTGAAATAAACACAAATGAACAAACACAAGGGAAGAAGAATGGTTTTAGTCGTATGATTGAGCCAAAATATTTCTTCGCTTTTATTTTGATATTTATCGCCTCATTTGGTCTAGCAGCATTTGAATCATTCTTTAGTTTATTTGTGGACCATAAGTTCCAATTTACACCATCTGATATAGCGATTGTTATTACCGGTGGGGCCATTTTTGGTGCTATTTCACAAGTCTTATTGTTTGATCGGCTTACACGAGTTTGGGGAGAAATTAAACTGATTCGTTATAGTTTACTATTATCGGCAATACTAGTCTTTTTAATGACAGTTGTTTCTTCATATTTTTCTATTTTACTTGTAACGTTTATTGTTTTTGTAGGATTCGATATATTCAGACCTGCAGTTACTTCCTACCTTTCAAATATCGCAGGAGACGAACAAGGTTTCGTTGGTGGAATGAACTCCACGTTTACAAGTTTGGCGAACATTAGTGGTCCAATTTTAGGGGGAATATTATTTGATATAGATATTAACTATCCATACTATTTTGCGACTGTGATTCTATTTATAGGAATAGTTATGACATTGTTTTGGAGAAAGCAAGAAAACAATTCTTCAAACGAAATTAAGCCTAGTGTGGCTAATATATCAAATTGA